The following coding sequences are from one Pseudomonas mendocina window:
- a CDS encoding acyl-CoA dehydrogenase family protein, producing the protein MNSVTALSHLRALFDESSSLQLSAISKDSEMIFSEADTSHAALDEQAASPSDAHLLSIFQPVFERIAEGAIAREQHRELPYDAVDWLRDAGFGRLRVPQRHGGFGASLEQLFRLVSRLAEADSNLPQIFRAHFGFVEGRLNDEDEQGNARWFQRVVAGELFGAAMAERTETTGNSVNLTEDGGRWLLDGEKYYCTGTLYADWIAVSANQGDEHVAIAVPTTAPGVTRLDDWDGFGQRLTASGTTRFERVEVRDEQIFRRFKLGEGRTDSYISAFYQQVHLATLAGIARAVQRDAIAFVQGRTRTFGIPGQSSPRQDPLVQRVVGRLSSLAFASEAVVEKVSRSLDELWHAYLAGQATAEQYAEADIRTYQAQQVVIGQVLEATTLLFEVGGASAASSERRLDRHWRNARTLASHNPAILREAYLGDYYLNGTVPSKAWAERFAEAKAKDKEQPVQPAVNEGDLA; encoded by the coding sequence ATGAACAGCGTGACCGCCCTGAGCCACTTGCGTGCCTTGTTTGACGAGTCGTCATCACTGCAACTTTCCGCTATTAGCAAGGACTCCGAGATGATCTTCAGCGAAGCCGATACGTCCCACGCGGCGCTCGACGAGCAGGCTGCATCGCCCAGCGATGCGCATCTGCTGAGTATTTTCCAACCTGTCTTCGAGCGCATCGCCGAAGGCGCCATCGCCCGTGAGCAGCATCGCGAGCTGCCTTACGACGCGGTGGACTGGCTGCGCGATGCCGGCTTTGGCCGTCTGCGCGTACCGCAGCGTCACGGCGGCTTCGGCGCCAGCCTGGAGCAGCTGTTCCGCCTGGTCAGCCGCCTGGCCGAGGCCGATTCCAACCTGCCGCAGATCTTCCGCGCACACTTCGGTTTCGTCGAGGGGCGCCTCAATGACGAGGACGAGCAGGGCAACGCGCGCTGGTTCCAGCGCGTGGTTGCGGGTGAGCTGTTCGGCGCGGCAATGGCCGAGCGCACCGAAACCACCGGCAACAGCGTCAATCTGACCGAAGACGGCGGGCGCTGGCTGCTCGACGGCGAGAAGTACTACTGTACCGGTACCCTGTATGCCGACTGGATCGCCGTGTCGGCCAACCAGGGCGACGAGCACGTGGCCATTGCCGTGCCGACCACGGCGCCCGGCGTCACCCGGCTGGACGACTGGGACGGGTTCGGCCAGCGTCTGACCGCCAGCGGCACCACCCGTTTCGAGCGGGTCGAGGTCAGGGATGAGCAGATCTTCCGCCGCTTCAAGCTGGGTGAGGGCAGAACCGACTCCTACATCAGCGCCTTCTACCAGCAGGTACACCTGGCCACCCTGGCCGGCATCGCCCGCGCCGTGCAGCGCGACGCCATCGCTTTCGTCCAGGGGCGCACGCGCACCTTCGGCATTCCCGGGCAGTCCAGCCCGCGGCAGGACCCGCTGGTGCAGCGGGTGGTCGGCCGCCTGTCGAGCCTGGCCTTCGCCAGCGAGGCGGTGGTGGAGAAGGTGTCGCGCAGCCTGGACGAGCTGTGGCACGCCTACCTGGCTGGCCAGGCCACGGCCGAGCAGTACGCCGAGGCCGATATACGCACGTACCAGGCGCAGCAGGTGGTGATCGGCCAGGTGCTGGAGGCCACCACGCTGTTGTTCGAAGTCGGTGGTGCCTCCGCTGCAAGCAGCGAGCGGCGCCTCGATCGGCACTGGCGCAATGCGCGCACCCTGGCGTCGCACAACCCGGCGATCCTGCGCGAGGCCTACCTGGGCGATTACTACCTCAACGGCACCGTGCCGAGCAAAGCCTGGGCCGAGCGCTTCGCCGAAGCCAAGGCGAAGGACAAGGAGCAGCCAGTACAACCGGCAGTCAACGAGGGGGATCTGGCATGA
- a CDS encoding ABC transporter permease yields the protein MSILRRVIWRLLAGVLVLWGAATLTFIGLNLTGGDPALAILGGPEAMPTPEVLAQVRQEYGLDQPLIVQYGQYLGRLAQGDLGESYRLRIPVTRAIGEHLGATLQLAFLAALVAVLLAIVVAVLTARRKPWVASLSSGTELVLSSMPSFVLGILLLLVFSFQLRLLPPTGSSGWRTLVLPTLTLALPVAAVLIQVLRQELEDILEQPFIMMARARGLSEAGVRLGHALRHALIPLVTLSGFILASLLGGAVITETLFARQGVGRLMLDAANGKDVPMVLGITLLAALIYVVVNLVVDLLLPLIDPRVNAR from the coding sequence ATGAGTATCCTGCGGCGAGTCATCTGGCGCCTGCTGGCCGGCGTGCTGGTGCTGTGGGGCGCGGCGACGCTGACGTTCATCGGCCTGAATCTGACCGGTGGCGATCCGGCGCTGGCGATTCTCGGTGGGCCGGAAGCCATGCCGACGCCGGAGGTGCTGGCGCAGGTGCGCCAGGAGTACGGCCTCGATCAACCCTTGATCGTGCAGTACGGCCAGTACCTGGGGCGCCTGGCTCAGGGTGATCTGGGCGAGTCCTATCGCCTGCGTATTCCGGTCACCCGCGCCATCGGTGAACACCTCGGCGCCACCCTGCAACTGGCCTTCCTCGCGGCCCTGGTGGCCGTGCTGCTGGCTATCGTCGTCGCCGTGCTGACGGCGCGCCGCAAGCCCTGGGTCGCTTCGCTGTCGTCGGGTACCGAGCTGGTGCTGTCGTCGATGCCGTCGTTCGTGCTCGGCATCCTCCTGTTGCTGGTGTTCTCCTTCCAGCTGCGCCTGCTGCCGCCGACCGGCTCCAGCGGCTGGCGCACCCTGGTACTGCCGACCCTGACCCTGGCACTGCCGGTGGCCGCAGTGCTGATCCAGGTGCTGCGCCAGGAGCTGGAGGACATCCTCGAACAGCCTTTCATCATGATGGCCCGCGCGCGCGGCCTGTCCGAGGCCGGCGTGCGCCTCGGTCACGCCCTGCGCCATGCGCTGATCCCGCTGGTGACCCTGTCCGGCTTCATCCTTGCCAGCCTGCTCGGCGGTGCGGTGATCACCGAGACCCTGTTCGCCCGCCAGGGCGTCGGCCGGCTGATGCTCGATGCCGCCAACGGCAAGGACGTGCCCATGGTGTTGGGCATCACCCTGCTGGCGGCGCTGATTTATGTGGTGGTCAACCTGGTCGTCGACCTGTTGCTGCCACTGATAGACCCCAGGGTAAACGCGCGATGA
- a CDS encoding ABC transporter substrate-binding protein, whose translation MQRNTREVPGKRAVSVRAWLAIVLGSLWLLAGCSPSEEPPSASATAEPAPAAQVVDGVLSYPASDYHEQVPGKPGGTLRASVALDTGTFDVHSIAHGNVQWLGRILYDALVYQDEQGAISPWLAKSWDISADGTVYTFHLRDDVTFSDGTKFNAEAVRVNLEHMRDPATKSPLAAAYIAPYVQGRVVDEYTFEATLREPYSAFLDVLAQSWLSMISPKQILEDPKSIAEKPIGTGPFVLQSYTREQGASFARREDYNWAPPVTRHQGPAYLVGIELTFVPESMIRYSSLLAGQHDFTLDAPTQNAAAIRANPELVLHSRIRKGNPFRSVTFNTERFPFDDVRVRKALTQAIDREGLAWVIGFGEYQTKSDYLAINTRFYDPSFTDALKYDPQAAARLLDEAGWSERDADGIRIKDGQRFSVKLLMSENPAFPSSVAVAIQSDARKAGVEIELDVLPLVQTTERRYAGDYQLLGGGYWHSNTPDGLFMLYHSASIPTDKLLGQNVGRLRDETLDRLLSEARRSIDPERLQQLYSQAQQRLTELVPAAPSYESHHIVAHQAYVKGLIFDTSHNTPFFTSVWLDKERP comes from the coding sequence ATGCAACGAAACACACGCGAAGTTCCAGGCAAGCGGGCTGTCAGCGTCAGGGCCTGGCTCGCCATCGTGCTGGGCAGCTTGTGGCTGCTGGCCGGCTGCTCGCCCAGCGAGGAGCCGCCGAGTGCCTCCGCCACGGCCGAGCCTGCACCAGCAGCACAGGTGGTCGATGGTGTGCTCAGCTACCCGGCCAGCGATTATCACGAGCAGGTGCCCGGCAAACCGGGCGGCACCCTGCGTGCCTCGGTGGCGCTGGATACCGGCACCTTCGACGTGCATTCCATCGCCCATGGCAACGTGCAGTGGCTGGGGCGCATCCTCTACGATGCCCTGGTCTATCAGGACGAGCAGGGTGCCATTTCGCCCTGGCTGGCCAAGTCCTGGGACATCTCCGCGGACGGCACCGTCTACACCTTCCACCTGCGTGATGACGTCACCTTCAGCGACGGCACGAAATTCAATGCCGAAGCAGTGCGGGTCAACCTCGAACACATGCGCGACCCGGCCACCAAGTCGCCGCTGGCGGCGGCCTATATCGCGCCTTACGTGCAGGGCAGGGTGGTCGACGAGTACACCTTCGAAGCGACGTTGCGCGAACCCTATTCGGCCTTTCTCGACGTGCTGGCGCAGTCCTGGTTGAGCATGATTTCGCCGAAGCAGATTCTCGAAGACCCGAAATCCATCGCCGAGAAACCGATCGGCACCGGCCCCTTCGTGCTGCAGAGCTACACCCGTGAGCAGGGCGCCAGCTTCGCGCGTCGCGAGGACTACAACTGGGCGCCACCCGTCACCCGTCACCAGGGGCCGGCCTACCTCGTGGGCATCGAGTTGACCTTCGTGCCTGAGTCGATGATTCGCTACAGCTCGCTGCTGGCCGGTCAGCATGATTTCACCCTGGATGCGCCAACGCAGAATGCTGCGGCGATCCGCGCCAATCCCGAACTGGTGCTGCACAGCCGCATTCGCAAGGGCAATCCGTTTCGCAGTGTGACCTTCAATACCGAGCGCTTCCCGTTCGATGACGTGCGGGTACGCAAGGCGCTGACCCAGGCCATCGACCGCGAAGGCCTGGCCTGGGTGATCGGTTTCGGCGAGTACCAGACCAAGAGCGATTATCTGGCGATCAATACGCGTTTCTACGATCCCTCGTTCACCGACGCCTTGAAGTACGACCCACAGGCTGCAGCCCGCTTGCTCGACGAAGCCGGCTGGAGCGAGCGCGATGCCGATGGCATCCGTATTAAGGATGGCCAGCGCTTTAGTGTGAAGCTGCTGATGAGCGAGAACCCGGCTTTCCCCAGCAGCGTGGCCGTGGCGATCCAGTCCGATGCGCGCAAGGCCGGCGTGGAGATCGAGCTGGACGTGCTGCCGCTGGTGCAGACCACCGAGCGTCGTTACGCCGGTGACTATCAACTGCTGGGGGGCGGTTACTGGCACAGCAATACCCCGGACGGGCTGTTCATGCTCTACCACAGCGCATCGATTCCCACCGACAAGCTGCTCGGGCAGAACGTCGGCCGTCTGCGTGACGAGACTCTCGACCGCCTGCTCAGCGAAGCGCGGCGCAGCATCGACCCCGAACGCCTGCAGCAGCTCTACTCGCAGGCGCAGCAGCGCCTGACCGAACTGGTGCCCGCCGCGCCCTCCTATGAAAGCCACCACATCGTCGCGCATCAGGCCTATGTCAAAGGGCTGATCTTCGATACCTCGCACAACACGCCGTTCTTCACCAGTGTCTGGCTGGACAAGGAGCGGCCATGA
- a CDS encoding TonB-dependent receptor domain-containing protein has translation MCGANLALAAEVASNADTRLETVVVKGEKKSEAQQAEARLEEVAGSTSVVDNSEVEKGRASTLEDVLAFQPGVIAQSAGGNDAIKISIRGSGANASPGYFREGVKFLFDGLALTGPGGTPYELLETSGVNYTEVLRGANAYDYTALSLGGAINMVTHTGYTSPGNYARFEAGSFGWRKQQLSTGGVEGNADYYISLSNSERDGYQDYTFTKAKGVVSNFGYRFSPKLDTRLIVRYREQYHENSSTLTRGQLKDDSTQPNPATVAQRGDSTKNGSIWVGSKTTYAFDDDSKLELGLVYHNYSQILGKKSPATPNHWQWRDLNTSLRYLRSDQWFGHQSNTTFAFSNTLHDRAEVKTYSGTTRALLKDTRYSGSFDTVFSVGNDLELTERLWLTSGLSLVNIVRDVDVEFSDRANVSPFPQHYKYDNWSLAPRLGLRYYLTPDIQLFTNVSRSIDPPSAWSISPSGPTNNYTKTLVEQKANTFEVGIRGSQGIFSGSLALYRSWVHNELLNVEVIPATGLTPAVTSTNNASPTIHQGIEAGLDTELWQGSRGDSLVLRQAYTLNDFYYRNDDTFRANELPGLPKHIYQAELKYQHPSGFYAGVDVRTASSTPVDYANSFYAPSYTVWGAKFGYEEPGQRWQVFLDLRNLTDEDYATAVLPTYNARGNDAAALYVGDGFGAFTGVAFRF, from the coding sequence ATGTGCGGGGCCAACTTGGCTTTGGCTGCGGAGGTGGCGTCCAATGCCGATACCCGGCTGGAAACCGTGGTGGTGAAAGGGGAGAAGAAAAGCGAAGCGCAGCAGGCCGAAGCCAGGCTGGAGGAGGTGGCCGGCAGCACCAGCGTGGTGGACAACTCCGAAGTGGAGAAGGGCCGCGCATCTACCCTGGAGGACGTGCTTGCATTCCAGCCGGGGGTGATCGCCCAATCGGCTGGTGGTAACGATGCGATCAAGATTTCCATCCGTGGCTCGGGCGCCAACGCCTCGCCTGGTTACTTCCGTGAAGGGGTCAAGTTCCTTTTCGACGGCCTGGCGCTGACCGGCCCAGGCGGCACCCCCTACGAGCTGCTGGAAACCTCCGGCGTGAACTACACCGAAGTGCTGCGCGGCGCCAATGCCTATGACTACACCGCGCTGTCGCTCGGCGGCGCGATCAACATGGTCACCCACACGGGCTATACCTCGCCGGGTAACTACGCGCGCTTCGAGGCGGGCAGCTTCGGCTGGCGCAAGCAGCAACTGAGTACCGGTGGCGTGGAGGGTAATGCCGATTACTACATCAGCCTGAGCAACTCCGAACGTGACGGCTACCAGGACTACACCTTCACCAAGGCCAAGGGCGTGGTATCCAATTTCGGCTACCGCTTCAGTCCCAAGCTCGATACGCGCCTGATCGTGCGCTATCGCGAGCAGTACCACGAGAACTCCAGCACCCTGACACGCGGTCAGCTCAAGGATGATTCGACCCAGCCCAACCCGGCCACCGTGGCGCAGCGCGGTGATTCGACCAAGAACGGTTCGATCTGGGTCGGCAGCAAGACCACCTACGCCTTCGATGACGACTCCAAACTGGAGTTGGGGCTGGTCTACCACAACTACAGCCAGATCCTCGGCAAGAAGAGCCCGGCAACGCCCAACCACTGGCAATGGCGCGACCTGAACACCTCGCTGCGTTACCTGCGCAGCGACCAGTGGTTCGGTCACCAGAGCAATACCACCTTCGCCTTCAGCAATACCCTGCATGATCGCGCCGAGGTCAAGACCTACAGCGGCACCACGCGGGCACTGCTCAAGGACACCCGCTACAGCGGTTCCTTCGACACCGTGTTCTCGGTCGGCAACGACCTGGAGCTGACCGAGCGACTGTGGCTGACCAGCGGCCTGTCACTGGTCAACATCGTGCGCGACGTCGATGTGGAGTTCTCCGACCGGGCCAACGTCAGCCCCTTCCCGCAGCACTACAAGTACGACAACTGGAGCCTCGCGCCACGCCTGGGCCTGCGTTACTACCTGACCCCGGACATCCAGCTGTTCACCAACGTCAGCCGCTCCATCGATCCGCCCAGCGCCTGGTCGATCTCACCGTCCGGCCCGACCAACAACTACACCAAGACCCTGGTGGAGCAGAAGGCCAATACCTTCGAGGTGGGTATCCGTGGTTCACAGGGCATCTTCTCCGGCAGCCTGGCGCTTTACCGCTCGTGGGTTCACAACGAGCTGCTCAACGTCGAGGTGATTCCGGCGACCGGCCTGACCCCGGCGGTGACGTCCACCAACAACGCCAGCCCGACTATCCACCAGGGCATCGAAGCGGGGCTGGATACCGAGCTCTGGCAGGGCTCGCGTGGCGACAGCCTGGTGCTGCGTCAGGCCTACACCCTGAACGACTTCTACTACCGCAACGATGACACCTTCCGGGCCAACGAGCTGCCGGGCTTGCCCAAGCACATCTACCAGGCCGAGCTGAAGTATCAGCACCCCAGCGGCTTCTATGCCGGGGTGGACGTACGCACGGCATCGAGCACGCCAGTGGATTACGCCAACAGCTTCTACGCCCCGTCCTACACCGTCTGGGGCGCGAAGTTCGGCTACGAGGAGCCGGGCCAGCGTTGGCAGGTGTTCCTCGACCTGCGCAACCTCACCGACGAGGACTACGCCACCGCCGTCCTTCCGACCTACAACGCCCGTGGCAACGATGCGGCAGCGCTGTACGTCGGCGATGGCTTCGGCGCCTTCACCGGCGTGGCCTTCCGCTTCTGA
- a CDS encoding ABC transporter substrate-binding protein, producing MLKIAVATRRLLALAVLTILTGCGDAPDEQTSDAAPEQAFIYPASDYFEQTPGKPGGTLKVSVALDTGSLDLHAISHTNAQWLGRLIYDNLVYLDDQGRITPWLAKAWEVSEDGKTYTFHLRDDVTFSDGAKFNAEAVRINLEHMRDPATKSPLAAAYIAPYIDGEVVDEYTFRANLREPYTPFLNVLAQSWLSMQSPKAIVENPKALAEAPVGSGSFVVERYTRQQGIRLVRRDDYAWAPDFLRHQGPAYLERIELDFVPEALIRYSSLAAGQYDFTTDAPTQNAAAIRADDRLRFDSRIRQGNPNRGITFNTEKFPFDDVRVRKAFALAVDREGIVRISGFGEFKAKSDYLAANTRYYDPAFQAALQFDPDTANRLLDEAGWGERDAQGYRVRDGVRLSAEVLAAEGLYPLTDLVAIQADVKKVGFELRIDQLPPLHILDRRAANDYQATGAGVWHTNTPDGLYILYHSNEIISSRRIGQNTARLRDARLDELLTEGRSSQDEARSRQLYSEAQQRLTELVPAVPLYENYSLTAHGPRVRGVVYDTSHNTPVFTSVWLE from the coding sequence ATGCTGAAAATTGCTGTAGCGACACGTCGGCTGCTCGCCCTGGCGGTACTGACGATCCTGACCGGTTGTGGCGACGCGCCTGATGAGCAGACCAGCGATGCGGCGCCAGAGCAGGCGTTCATCTACCCGGCCAGCGACTATTTCGAACAGACGCCGGGCAAGCCCGGTGGCACGCTCAAGGTCTCGGTCGCGCTGGATACCGGATCGCTCGACCTGCACGCCATTTCCCATACCAATGCCCAGTGGCTGGGCAGGCTGATCTACGACAACCTGGTGTACCTGGATGATCAGGGGCGCATCACGCCCTGGCTGGCCAAGGCCTGGGAGGTGTCCGAGGACGGCAAGACCTACACCTTCCACCTGCGCGATGATGTGACCTTCAGCGATGGCGCGAAATTCAACGCCGAAGCGGTGCGCATCAACCTCGAACACATGCGCGACCCCGCGACCAAGTCGCCCCTCGCAGCGGCTTACATCGCACCGTACATCGACGGCGAAGTGGTGGATGAATACACCTTTCGCGCCAACCTGCGCGAGCCCTATACGCCGTTCCTCAACGTGCTGGCGCAGTCCTGGTTGTCCATGCAGTCGCCGAAAGCCATCGTGGAGAATCCCAAGGCACTGGCCGAGGCGCCGGTGGGTTCGGGATCTTTCGTGGTCGAGCGCTACACCCGCCAGCAGGGCATTCGCCTGGTGCGCCGTGACGATTACGCCTGGGCGCCGGATTTTCTGCGGCATCAGGGGCCGGCCTATCTCGAACGCATCGAGCTGGATTTCGTTCCCGAAGCGCTGATCCGCTACAGCTCGCTGGCGGCAGGGCAGTATGACTTCACCACCGATGCGCCGACGCAGAATGCCGCGGCGATCCGTGCCGATGATCGGCTGCGCTTCGACAGTCGCATCCGTCAGGGCAACCCCAATCGTGGCATCACCTTCAACACCGAAAAGTTTCCCTTCGACGACGTGCGCGTGCGCAAGGCCTTCGCCCTGGCGGTAGATCGCGAGGGCATAGTGCGTATCAGCGGTTTTGGCGAGTTCAAAGCCAAGAGCGATTACCTGGCCGCCAATACCCGATATTACGACCCGGCGTTTCAGGCAGCCCTGCAGTTCGACCCGGACACGGCCAATCGCTTGCTCGACGAGGCCGGCTGGGGCGAGCGCGATGCACAGGGCTACCGGGTACGTGATGGTGTGCGCCTGAGTGCCGAGGTGCTGGCAGCCGAGGGTTTGTATCCGCTGACCGATCTGGTGGCGATCCAGGCCGACGTGAAGAAAGTCGGTTTCGAGCTGCGCATCGACCAGTTGCCGCCGCTGCATATCCTCGACCGGCGCGCCGCCAACGACTACCAGGCAACCGGCGCCGGGGTGTGGCACACCAACACTCCGGACGGCCTTTACATCCTCTATCACAGCAACGAGATCATTTCGTCGCGGCGTATCGGCCAGAACACGGCACGGTTGCGCGATGCCAGGCTCGATGAGCTGCTCACCGAGGGTCGAAGTTCCCAAGATGAAGCGCGTAGTCGGCAGCTATACAGCGAGGCGCAGCAGCGCCTGACCGAGCTGGTGCCAGCCGTGCCGCTGTACGAGAACTACAGCCTGACCGCCCATGGCCCACGGGTGCGCGGTGTGGTCTACGACACCTCCCACAACACACCGGTGTTCACCAGCGTCTGGCTTGAGTGA